The Leptospira sp. WS39.C2 genome contains a region encoding:
- a CDS encoding phytoene desaturase family protein, with protein sequence MAHYDTIVIGAGNAGLVAATRLQREGSKTLLLERHNVPGGCATSFVRGDFEFEVALHQLSGVGTESNPFIMRRVFEELGVLDKIELVQEEELYRIIMPGKLDVTLPADWNELQIHLKNLFPEESKSIEAFFILSESVVNEYYFVLPRVRLSKDESKIKTKCPNFSAYGLRSTTDVLNEFFKNENLINVITPYWSYVGIPTTDLVFAEFIGMLYFYCVYKPWHIKGGSQMLSSSLLSSFEEAGGEVRFHCAAEKILTENGSVRGVILETGETVSCDAVVSNVSPLITYHEMLDQNTPPPSVLKDFQSRRMGVSAVCLYLGLDCPPEEIGFTTASTFVMTTSNAQVTEDRMYTLEAPDWGMVTCYNFIDEELAPKGKSVVTLVALQYGEAWKQVPPEHYISTKYEFGDKLINLIEKAYPNIRSHIEKAEVATPMTMMRYLNTPGGAIYGFKQTLQDGHLFRDTLDGIDGLYSASSWTSMGGFQPTYLNGYNTARKIIKRSNIKRKTKTAVETK encoded by the coding sequence ATGGCTCACTACGACACAATTGTAATTGGTGCAGGAAACGCAGGCTTGGTGGCAGCCACACGTTTACAAAGAGAAGGATCAAAAACTTTGTTATTGGAGCGTCATAATGTGCCAGGGGGATGTGCCACATCTTTTGTAAGAGGTGATTTTGAATTTGAAGTAGCCCTCCACCAATTGAGTGGAGTTGGAACAGAATCCAATCCTTTCATAATGCGACGTGTATTTGAAGAACTTGGAGTGTTGGATAAAATTGAACTTGTTCAGGAAGAAGAACTCTATCGGATTATCATGCCTGGAAAATTGGATGTCACTTTACCTGCTGATTGGAATGAACTACAAATTCATCTAAAAAATCTTTTCCCAGAAGAATCAAAATCTATCGAAGCATTTTTCATACTTAGTGAATCAGTTGTAAATGAATATTATTTTGTATTACCAAGAGTTCGTTTATCAAAGGACGAAAGTAAAATTAAAACTAAATGTCCAAATTTTTCAGCTTACGGCCTACGATCAACTACCGACGTTTTAAATGAATTTTTTAAAAATGAAAATTTAATTAATGTTATTACACCTTACTGGAGTTATGTTGGTATTCCCACTACGGATTTGGTGTTTGCCGAATTCATCGGTATGTTATATTTTTATTGTGTATATAAACCTTGGCATATCAAAGGTGGATCCCAAATGCTTTCGAGCTCCTTATTGTCTTCTTTTGAGGAAGCGGGCGGCGAAGTTCGGTTTCATTGTGCTGCAGAAAAAATTCTAACTGAAAATGGATCTGTGCGAGGGGTAATCCTTGAGACGGGTGAAACTGTTTCTTGCGATGCAGTAGTTTCAAATGTAAGCCCACTCATCACCTACCATGAAATGTTAGATCAAAACACACCTCCACCATCCGTATTGAAGGATTTTCAATCAAGAAGGATGGGTGTTTCTGCAGTTTGTTTATATTTGGGATTAGATTGTCCTCCGGAAGAGATAGGTTTTACGACAGCCTCTACCTTTGTGATGACAACTTCTAATGCACAAGTAACAGAAGATAGAATGTATACGTTAGAAGCTCCAGATTGGGGGATGGTGACTTGTTATAATTTCATTGATGAAGAATTGGCTCCTAAAGGAAAATCCGTTGTCACACTTGTAGCTTTACAATATGGAGAAGCATGGAAACAGGTTCCTCCAGAACATTATATTTCCACAAAATACGAATTTGGTGATAAACTGATCAATCTTATAGAAAAAGCTTATCCAAACATCAGGTCACATATTGAAAAAGCGGAAGTTGCCACACCTATGACAATGATGCGGTATTTGAATACTCCTGGTGGTGCTATTTATGGATTCAAACAAACATTACAAGATGGCCATTTGTTTCGTGATACATTAGATGGAATTGATGGACTTTATTCTGCGAGTAGTTGGACAAGTATGGGTGGCTTCCAACCTACATATTTGAATGGTTATAATACAGCTCGAAAAATTATAAAAAGATCAAATATAAAACGGAAAACCAAAACAGCCGTTGAGACAAAGTAA
- a CDS encoding Na+/H+ antiporter NhaC family protein: MEREKTKPVIFSLAPIFYLVFSILFFKFVWVVPYPHPYALTIAGIFSYLQRSNRKFLFLQSAFRKNLYSVFPAMEILFFVGLLIASWAYSGVLFTMMQIGTSLIEPKFFLPSIAIVSAIAAMVSGSSWTTAGTLGVALMGVSKILGFPDVMSAGAIVSGCYFGDKLSPLSDTTNLASSLTHVPIWSHIRHMLKTTCFSFLLAVFCFYILNVFVWNPNLESLNPNQISFSEYLTKDIVYWKLIPVLIVFGSSFFHLPVRVSFLLGILSAFLFSLFEFGFSFEMLHSLVFGYKSQTGDQTWDLFLSGGGIVSILPTEILIFSAVWFGAVVEGFGYLNELLIHIKHWAKNQFDILLSTMGVSFLLNMMTADQYLSLVIPARAFRTLAIEKKIPEKDISRALEDSGTITSPLIPWNSCGAFMASSLGVPVLSFFPFVFFNLIHVFVSVSILIYKKIKLKSS; the protein is encoded by the coding sequence ATGGAACGAGAGAAAACAAAACCTGTCATTTTTTCTCTCGCTCCTATTTTTTATTTAGTTTTCTCAATTCTGTTTTTTAAATTCGTATGGGTTGTTCCTTATCCTCACCCTTATGCCTTAACCATAGCTGGAATATTCTCTTATCTGCAAAGATCCAATCGTAAATTTCTGTTTTTGCAGTCTGCATTTCGGAAAAATCTATATTCTGTTTTCCCAGCTATGGAGATTCTTTTTTTTGTGGGATTGTTAATTGCTTCTTGGGCTTATTCGGGAGTATTATTCACGATGATGCAAATTGGCACTTCCCTAATTGAACCAAAGTTCTTCTTACCTTCGATCGCAATAGTTTCAGCAATTGCTGCAATGGTATCTGGTTCTTCTTGGACTACTGCAGGTACATTAGGTGTGGCACTAATGGGTGTATCTAAAATTTTAGGATTCCCTGATGTAATGTCTGCAGGTGCAATCGTAAGTGGTTGTTATTTTGGAGATAAACTTTCTCCTCTTTCTGACACAACAAATTTAGCATCAAGTTTAACCCATGTTCCGATCTGGTCTCATATTCGGCATATGTTAAAAACAACATGTTTCAGTTTTTTATTGGCTGTGTTCTGTTTTTATATTTTAAATGTTTTTGTTTGGAATCCAAATTTGGAATCATTGAATCCAAATCAGATAAGTTTCTCAGAATATTTAACAAAGGATATTGTCTATTGGAAATTGATACCTGTACTAATTGTATTTGGGTCTTCCTTTTTTCATTTACCAGTTCGAGTTTCCTTCCTTCTCGGAATTCTTTCGGCTTTTTTATTCTCATTATTTGAGTTCGGATTTTCCTTCGAGATGTTACACTCGTTAGTTTTTGGTTACAAATCTCAAACGGGTGACCAAACTTGGGATTTGTTTCTCAGCGGTGGTGGTATTGTTTCTATTTTACCAACAGAAATCCTAATCTTTAGCGCTGTTTGGTTTGGGGCCGTTGTAGAAGGTTTTGGTTATTTGAATGAACTGTTAATCCATATCAAACATTGGGCAAAAAACCAATTTGATATCCTCCTCTCCACAATGGGCGTTTCTTTTCTTTTGAATATGATGACAGCTGACCAATATTTGTCTCTGGTTATCCCTGCACGTGCGTTTCGTACGCTTGCAATTGAGAAAAAAATCCCAGAAAAGGATATTTCTAGAGCCTTAGAAGATTCAGGAACAATTACGTCTCCTCTTATCCCGTGGAATAGTTGTGGGGCTTTTATGGCTTCCTCATTGGGTGTACCAGTACTAAGTTTTTTTCCTTTTGTTTTCTTTAATTTGATCCATGTATTTGTTTCGGTTTCTATCTTAATCTACAAAAAAATTAAATTAAAAAGTTCGTAA
- a CDS encoding TetR/AcrR family transcriptional regulator, whose protein sequence is MAGKKQKNTKQISSYHHGDLRPALINAARSLLQTMGIEEISLRSIASEIGVTHMAPYSHFKGKHELLQAVAASGYDDLATNMIAAQKKHPKLLGRLLAYHFGVEYIQFAIANPNLYRLMMNQINFEEKTKTLENTSREIWVSSQRPFRLLYSAFANEGVNKKLAHARALGAWAIVHGIASLAIEGHLVLPKGMDVIQLFKTTVSSSVDLS, encoded by the coding sequence ATGGCAGGGAAAAAGCAAAAAAATACTAAACAAATATCCTCCTACCATCATGGAGACCTTCGGCCCGCTCTCATCAATGCAGCTCGCAGTTTATTACAAACCATGGGGATTGAAGAAATTTCATTACGTTCTATCGCAAGCGAAATTGGAGTCACACATATGGCTCCCTATTCTCATTTTAAAGGAAAACATGAATTATTACAGGCAGTTGCAGCTTCGGGGTATGATGACTTAGCGACGAATATGATTGCAGCTCAAAAAAAACATCCAAAATTATTAGGTCGTTTATTAGCTTACCATTTCGGAGTCGAGTACATCCAATTTGCAATTGCAAATCCAAATCTTTATCGTTTGATGATGAATCAAATTAACTTTGAAGAAAAAACAAAAACTTTGGAAAATACGAGTCGAGAAATATGGGTGAGTTCTCAACGTCCCTTTCGTTTGTTGTATTCTGCATTTGCAAATGAAGGTGTGAATAAAAAATTAGCACATGCAAGAGCCTTAGGTGCATGGGCGATTGTCCATGGGATAGCATCACTTGCCATTGAAGGTCACTTGGTCCTTCCCAAAGGAATGGATGTCATTCAATTGTTTAAAACAACAGTTAGTTCCTCGGTTGACCTAAGTTAA
- a CDS encoding PrsW family glutamic-type intramembrane protease, whose translation MKEIGIYDYLIGAATVVPWAVVIWKAYKPKKGWQEVFGIVLALVFGWLSTDLILRLHPILWPETDFTPKKKVSLLTQTAHLAFIQAGITEETFKIFFIMILSFVFGYNRKTKEFSPNVVLFGSFVAMGFSFIENTHYIFREPDEKKLNLFIARTIHSSNIHLLINLCFSLFLLKSNSKQDINAKRILIFSGFVLAVLQHGVVDFLLIPGATIGLWISTAMFVGIWVWVVGDWRVYVVEKKNQSTSNEPSEVLVL comes from the coding sequence ATGAAAGAAATTGGGATTTATGATTATTTGATTGGTGCGGCAACTGTTGTTCCTTGGGCCGTTGTCATCTGGAAAGCATACAAACCTAAAAAAGGATGGCAGGAAGTTTTTGGGATTGTCCTTGCATTGGTATTTGGTTGGCTTTCTACTGACTTGATTTTAAGACTCCATCCTATCCTTTGGCCAGAGACAGATTTCACACCCAAAAAAAAGGTGAGTTTACTCACACAAACCGCTCATTTGGCTTTTATCCAAGCAGGGATTACAGAAGAAACATTTAAGATTTTTTTCATTATGATTTTATCTTTTGTATTTGGGTACAATCGAAAAACGAAAGAATTTTCACCTAATGTTGTGTTATTTGGTAGTTTTGTCGCAATGGGATTTTCGTTCATTGAAAACACCCACTATATTTTCCGAGAACCAGACGAAAAAAAATTAAACCTCTTTATTGCGAGAACCATCCATTCTTCAAACATTCATTTACTTATTAATTTATGTTTTTCACTTTTTTTATTAAAAAGTAATTCAAAACAAGATATAAATGCCAAAAGAATTCTCATATTCTCAGGTTTTGTGTTGGCTGTTTTACAACATGGTGTGGTTGATTTTTTACTAATACCAGGTGCCACAATAGGCCTTTGGATTTCCACAGCAATGTTTGTGGGTATATGGGTTTGGGTAGTTGGTGATTGGAGAGTTTATGTCGTAGAAAAGAAGAACCAATCAACTTCTAATGAACCAAGTGAAGTTCTTGTCTTATGA
- a CDS encoding FAD-binding oxidoreductase, giving the protein MIDNNQTLDTNVFNSVVGYKEAVLKKEEMETNGSTFAEEKGNVRQTIQSLHPKRLKLRLEKIRIDTPTTKTLVFVSADGKRLPPFQSGQYINLFVTISGVLTARPYSISSSSKELNSYELTIKRAEGGFVSPYLLDGVEVGQEFESTGPMGSFHHNPLFHGLDLVFLAGGSGIAPAMSMLKTFLASSIQVRFHIIYSNSYENDVIFIDELRELALENKNFILTEFLSREVSPEYKGYRGRLDLTILQTLLEDAPSKMYYVCGPTPFNDHCAELLSKLGVKSGRILTEGNGPPNNPETLVGWPNTLLPTEEVQIRVGNQKPFQAKVGEPLLNSLERNGYFTENACRSGECSLCRVKLKSGEVFSPKEARIRKSDKKFGWIHSCVAFPITDVEIQL; this is encoded by the coding sequence ATGATAGATAACAACCAAACTCTCGACACAAACGTTTTTAACTCAGTTGTTGGATACAAAGAGGCTGTTTTAAAAAAAGAGGAAATGGAGACCAATGGATCTACCTTTGCAGAAGAAAAAGGGAATGTTCGTCAAACCATTCAAAGTCTCCATCCGAAACGATTGAAACTCCGTTTAGAAAAAATTCGTATTGATACTCCAACTACAAAAACTTTGGTTTTCGTTTCTGCGGACGGCAAACGATTGCCACCTTTTCAGTCAGGTCAATACATCAATTTATTTGTTACCATTTCTGGAGTGCTAACTGCAAGACCATATTCGATCTCATCATCTTCTAAAGAGCTAAATTCTTATGAACTTACCATAAAACGCGCAGAAGGTGGATTTGTAAGTCCTTATCTCTTAGATGGAGTGGAAGTAGGTCAAGAATTTGAATCAACAGGGCCCATGGGTTCGTTCCATCACAATCCATTATTCCATGGTTTGGATTTGGTATTCCTGGCTGGTGGATCGGGGATTGCACCTGCTATGAGTATGTTGAAGACTTTTTTGGCCTCTTCGATTCAGGTTCGTTTCCATATCATATATTCGAATAGTTATGAAAACGATGTGATTTTTATTGATGAACTACGTGAGTTAGCGCTGGAAAATAAAAATTTCATACTCACAGAGTTTCTTTCTCGAGAAGTTAGTCCTGAATACAAAGGTTATCGCGGAAGATTGGATTTAACGATTTTACAAACATTATTAGAAGATGCTCCATCCAAAATGTATTATGTTTGTGGGCCAACTCCGTTCAACGATCATTGTGCGGAATTACTTTCTAAGTTAGGTGTCAAATCAGGTCGTATTTTAACCGAAGGGAATGGACCACCAAACAATCCTGAGACACTTGTTGGTTGGCCAAATACACTTCTCCCTACAGAGGAAGTGCAAATTAGGGTTGGGAATCAAAAACCTTTTCAAGCAAAAGTTGGTGAACCACTTCTAAATAGTTTAGAGAGGAACGGATATTTTACTGAGAATGCCTGTAGGTCTGGAGAATGTAGTTTATGCAGGGTGAAATTAAAATCAGGTGAAGTATTTAGCCCTAAGGAAGCGAGAATCCGCAAGTCTGATAAAAAGTTTGGTTGGATCCATTCATGTGTAGCCTTTCCTATTACAGATGTAGAGATTCAACTCTAA
- a CDS encoding GyrI-like domain-containing protein produces MGKLAEPLVKTEPFSVMGLRVRTSNAPGEADVKIPAIYSKFYKEDIPKKMESLRKYDPLFAVYSSYESDENGFYDFLLGYAVEPNTKPLPGMEILEIKPQNGRYFAIQPGPPEEVVPKFWAEIWNHPEIPKIRTFQTDWEEYSEAGIRVFLSTT; encoded by the coding sequence ATGGGGAAACTGGCAGAGCCACTTGTAAAAACAGAACCTTTTTCAGTGATGGGACTTCGTGTACGAACTTCGAACGCTCCTGGCGAAGCAGATGTCAAAATTCCTGCAATTTATTCGAAATTTTACAAAGAAGACATCCCCAAAAAAATGGAATCATTGCGCAAATATGATCCCCTTTTTGCTGTTTATTCATCCTATGAATCAGATGAGAATGGTTTTTACGACTTCTTGTTAGGTTATGCAGTGGAACCAAATACAAAACCACTTCCTGGAATGGAAATCTTAGAAATTAAACCACAAAACGGTCGTTATTTTGCGATCCAACCAGGTCCACCAGAAGAGGTCGTGCCAAAATTTTGGGCAGAAATTTGGAACCATCCTGAAATTCCAAAAATTAGAACTTTCCAAACTGATTGGGAAGAATACTCAGAAGCTGGTATCCGAGTTTTTTTATCGACTACTTAA
- a CDS encoding PAS domain S-box protein, producing MDHNIPKEVYSSLILQYFYDAVIVTDLKFNITSWNLAAERIYGYKLEEVFGKSTKDILQTIILEGDRAKSITDLQTNGIWQGEVFQVRKDGTKLKIRSAVSYLKNEEGSIIGVIAINRDITEENRIQEELIESEDRFRMSFENAGVGVSLLDLEGKFLRVNKKLQLMLGYHETELIGKASKDFAYKEDQNIFHQYRESALKGKDVDVVYEKRYISKSNQILWIEISNSLVRDRQGKPLYFVVHFNDITDRKNAELNLINAKKEAERANQAKSDFVANMSHEIRTPLNGVIGFNELLMTTKLDDDQKEYVKNAISSAHGLLGIINDILDISKIEAGKLVLNETVSNLKHIIKDSFGVLQWKAKEKNILFQYVGDPDLPEWILVDATRLRQILINLLGNAVKFTEKGSVTLKINSELEPNENIKLNFSIKDTGIGIPEAHKSKIFQSFWQGESNSTRRFGGTGLGLRITKSLLDLMGGQIEFFSEEGKGTEFRFYLTFQSLKNTNISDAHEENLQQHVWENSNQSKLLNVDAKILIAEDNLLNRDLLKRMILKYVPKAVLLEAENGVDAVNMMKELKPQLVFMDVQMPQMDGLEAVSIIRANETSEKVPIVALTAGALYEERKKCFEVGMDQFLTKPIDILALNQVLFYYLNPSTLD from the coding sequence ATGGATCACAACATACCGAAGGAAGTTTACTCATCTCTCATCCTTCAATACTTTTATGATGCGGTCATTGTAACAGATTTAAAATTTAATATCACAAGTTGGAACCTTGCCGCCGAAAGAATTTATGGTTATAAATTGGAAGAGGTTTTTGGTAAATCTACTAAGGACATACTTCAAACCATCATCTTAGAAGGAGACAGAGCTAAAAGCATTACTGACCTACAAACAAATGGAATTTGGCAGGGGGAAGTGTTCCAGGTTAGAAAAGATGGAACAAAACTCAAAATTCGTTCTGCAGTTAGTTATTTAAAAAATGAAGAAGGTTCTATCATTGGTGTCATTGCGATCAACAGAGATATAACAGAAGAAAATCGAATCCAAGAAGAACTCATTGAAAGTGAAGATCGATTTCGAATGAGTTTTGAAAATGCTGGAGTTGGGGTTTCTCTTCTTGATTTAGAAGGAAAATTTTTGCGAGTGAATAAAAAACTCCAATTGATGTTAGGTTATCATGAAACAGAACTCATTGGCAAGGCTTCAAAAGATTTCGCTTACAAAGAAGACCAGAATATCTTCCACCAATATAGAGAATCTGCATTAAAAGGGAAAGATGTAGATGTTGTTTATGAAAAACGTTATATATCAAAATCCAATCAAATATTGTGGATTGAAATTTCGAATTCTCTTGTAAGGGATCGGCAAGGAAAACCTTTATACTTTGTCGTTCATTTTAATGATATCACTGATAGAAAAAATGCAGAACTCAATTTGATAAATGCAAAAAAAGAAGCGGAACGTGCAAACCAAGCAAAATCCGATTTTGTAGCCAATATGAGTCATGAAATTCGTACTCCACTCAACGGTGTGATTGGATTTAATGAATTACTCATGACAACCAAACTAGATGATGATCAAAAAGAATATGTAAAAAATGCAATAAGCAGTGCGCATGGACTTTTAGGAATTATCAACGATATCCTAGACATCTCCAAAATTGAAGCAGGGAAACTCGTGTTAAACGAAACGGTTTCCAATTTAAAACACATCATCAAAGACTCGTTTGGTGTTTTGCAATGGAAAGCAAAAGAAAAAAACATCTTATTCCAATACGTTGGAGATCCAGATTTACCGGAATGGATCCTAGTTGATGCAACGAGGTTAAGGCAGATTTTGATTAATTTGCTTGGGAATGCTGTGAAGTTCACTGAAAAAGGTAGTGTTACTTTAAAAATCAATTCCGAGTTAGAACCAAATGAAAATATCAAATTAAATTTTTCAATTAAAGATACTGGAATTGGAATCCCTGAAGCTCATAAGTCAAAGATTTTCCAATCGTTTTGGCAAGGGGAATCAAATTCCACTAGGCGATTCGGTGGAACGGGACTTGGGTTACGGATCACGAAATCCCTTTTAGATTTGATGGGTGGTCAAATCGAATTTTTTTCCGAAGAAGGAAAAGGAACTGAGTTTCGATTTTATTTAACCTTCCAATCCTTAAAAAATACGAACATAAGTGACGCTCATGAGGAAAACTTACAACAACATGTTTGGGAGAATAGTAACCAATCTAAACTATTGAACGTGGATGCAAAAATTCTAATTGCCGAAGACAATTTATTGAACCGAGACCTTTTAAAACGTATGATTTTAAAGTATGTCCCCAAGGCAGTATTATTAGAAGCGGAAAATGGTGTAGACGCAGTCAATATGATGAAAGAACTCAAACCACAATTGGTCTTTATGGATGTACAAATGCCACAGATGGATGGACTGGAAGCTGTTTCTATCATCAGAGCTAACGAAACAAGCGAAAAAGTGCCGATTGTCGCGTTAACTGCTGGGGCACTTTATGAAGAACGTAAAAAATGTTTTGAAGTCGGAATGGATCAATTTTTAACCAAACCGATTGATATTTTGGCCTTGAACCAAGTCTTATTTTATTATTTGAATCCATCTACTCTCGATTAG
- a CDS encoding VOC family protein encodes MTKSKVLEMHNVSIVVQSLDNAIAFFQEIGLTLEGRMVVDGDWAGQVTGLGNQEVEIAMMVTPDGHTRIELSHFISPKTIADHRTAPVNSLGYLRIMFRVSHLDELLSRLTKQGATIVGKVVEFESIYRLCYIRGVEGLLIGLAEQLGNETATDILSEK; translated from the coding sequence ATGACAAAAAGTAAAGTTTTAGAAATGCATAATGTTAGTATTGTTGTTCAGTCCCTTGACAATGCCATAGCTTTTTTCCAGGAAATAGGACTAACATTAGAAGGAAGAATGGTTGTCGATGGTGATTGGGCTGGTCAAGTCACAGGACTTGGCAACCAAGAAGTGGAAATTGCGATGATGGTAACTCCCGACGGTCATACACGCATTGAACTTTCTCATTTCATTTCTCCTAAAACGATTGCCGACCATAGAACAGCTCCCGTGAATTCACTTGGGTATCTTCGTATTATGTTCCGAGTCAGTCACCTAGATGAGTTATTGTCACGACTCACAAAACAAGGTGCGACAATTGTAGGCAAAGTTGTTGAGTTTGAATCGATTTATCGTCTTTGTTACATCCGAGGTGTCGAAGGTCTTCTCATTGGACTTGCTGAACAACTTGGCAACGAAACAGCCACTGACATTCTAAGTGAAAAATGA
- a CDS encoding GH25 family lysozyme has translation MMKKFGILFCVAILFLFILYKAFESGYIWFVYPSKDKYPIRGIDVSHHQGKINWSLIPKNQISFVYIKATEGGDFKDKSFVYNWSEAKKEGFFVGAYHFFTLCKSGLEQAENFIQTVPVDTASLPPVVDLEFEGNCKERPNLENVQFEIQKYLDRIDSHYGKKTILYLTNEFKSKYLGDNLFQHPVWIRNIFLHPNVFSSIDWVIWQYKNTERVNGIEGPVDINVLSGNLSTMAQTNSKEIKK, from the coding sequence ATGATGAAAAAGTTTGGAATCTTATTCTGCGTTGCGATTCTTTTCTTATTTATTTTGTATAAAGCATTTGAATCAGGATATATTTGGTTTGTATATCCTTCCAAAGACAAATATCCAATTCGAGGGATCGATGTATCCCATCACCAAGGTAAAATCAATTGGAGTTTAATTCCTAAAAATCAAATTTCATTTGTTTACATTAAAGCGACTGAAGGTGGTGATTTTAAAGATAAGTCATTTGTATACAATTGGAGTGAAGCAAAAAAAGAAGGATTTTTTGTTGGGGCTTATCATTTTTTTACCCTATGCAAATCCGGTTTGGAACAAGCTGAAAATTTTATCCAAACTGTTCCTGTGGATACTGCATCTTTACCTCCTGTTGTTGACCTCGAATTCGAAGGAAATTGTAAGGAGAGACCAAATTTAGAAAATGTCCAATTTGAAATCCAAAAGTATTTGGATCGAATTGATTCCCATTATGGAAAAAAGACAATTCTTTACTTAACGAATGAGTTTAAAAGCAAATACTTAGGTGACAATTTATTCCAACATCCGGTTTGGATTCGGAATATTTTTTTACACCCAAATGTATTTTCCTCAATCGATTGGGTTATTTGGCAGTATAAAAATACAGAGAGAGTGAATGGTATTGAAGGTCCTGTTGACATCAATGTTTTAAGCGGTAATCTTTCCACAATGGCGCAGACAAATAGTAAAGAAATCAAAAAGTAA
- a CDS encoding NRAMP family divalent metal transporter yields MRRFPFLTYLGPGLLYAGAAVGVSHLVQSTRAGAVYGYGLLAVVLFANFIKYPFFVVGTKYTIVTGKSLLDGYESLGRLPIWIFFCISVGTMCIIVATVTLVTSGLFSNLFGLTLEPWLLCAMILVFCFLLLAIGKFKALDGLMKWIVVLLTVATIAAMVLSFYAGIPKLSTPGKSFSISNLSDVAFLIALMGWMPIPIEAAVWQSDWTLARKTSDGKLPPMKYAMIDFNIGYIGTTLLAVCFLALGSNMMYNTGMEFSSQAVGFASELVKLYTTAIGSWSYPIILVAAFFTMFSTTLTCFDAYPRVVSNASRRLFPTLQKFTTEKLYWYCILLVGVGSVLLLLFFRTNMKSLVDFATTVSFLNAPVLALIHHLILFGKEIPKEERPKPWMNLLSWFGILFLFGFSIYYINITFF; encoded by the coding sequence ATGAGACGATTTCCCTTTTTAACTTATCTTGGTCCTGGTCTTTTGTATGCGGGAGCCGCTGTGGGAGTTTCCCATTTGGTCCAATCCACTCGCGCTGGTGCAGTGTATGGTTACGGATTACTCGCCGTTGTCCTATTTGCCAATTTTATCAAATATCCATTTTTTGTTGTAGGTACAAAATACACAATTGTAACCGGAAAATCATTGTTAGATGGGTATGAATCTTTAGGTAGATTGCCGATATGGATTTTCTTTTGTATTTCTGTTGGGACAATGTGTATCATCGTTGCCACAGTTACTTTGGTAACTTCGGGTTTATTTTCAAACTTATTCGGATTAACTTTAGAACCATGGTTACTTTGTGCCATGATTCTCGTTTTCTGTTTTTTGTTACTCGCAATTGGTAAATTCAAAGCCTTAGATGGTTTGATGAAATGGATTGTTGTCTTGTTGACAGTGGCAACCATAGCAGCGATGGTTTTATCTTTTTACGCTGGAATTCCTAAACTATCGACTCCGGGAAAATCATTTTCTATTTCTAACTTGTCTGATGTTGCCTTTTTAATTGCTCTTATGGGTTGGATGCCGATTCCCATTGAAGCTGCTGTATGGCAATCTGATTGGACACTTGCTCGAAAAACATCGGATGGAAAACTTCCACCTATGAAATATGCAATGATTGACTTTAATATTGGATATATCGGAACTACATTGCTTGCCGTCTGTTTTTTAGCACTTGGTTCCAATATGATGTACAATACTGGAATGGAATTTTCATCCCAAGCAGTGGGATTTGCTTCAGAACTAGTGAAATTATACACAACTGCGATAGGTTCTTGGTCATATCCTATTATTTTAGTGGCAGCTTTTTTTACTATGTTTTCCACAACCTTAACCTGTTTTGATGCTTACCCGCGAGTTGTGTCCAATGCAAGTCGTAGATTATTTCCAACTTTGCAAAAGTTCACAACGGAAAAATTATATTGGTATTGTATTTTGCTCGTTGGAGTAGGTTCGGTTCTCTTATTATTATTTTTCAGAACTAATATGAAAAGTTTAGTCGACTTTGCGACAACGGTTTCTTTTTTGAACGCGCCTGTTTTAGCATTGATCCATCACTTAATTTTGTTTGGGAAAGAAATTCCAAAAGAAGAAAGACCAAAACCATGGATGAATTTATTATCTTGGTTTGGGATTTTATTTTTGTTTGGATTTTCTATTTATTATATCAATATTACATTTTTCTAA